From Halodesulfovibrio aestuarii DSM 17919 = ATCC 29578, one genomic window encodes:
- a CDS encoding ABC transporter permease, translated as MTEFISISWTQLMIALGLVSFSAAASLYYHLKLERDLFVGVIRTFAQLLAMGYLLNILFGLNNAFLVLAVYATMTLISVHIVHSRVKEKQVAYFAPTTFAVMLSYFLITITVTKVIIGTDPWWSPQYFIPIGGMIAGNSMNALSLTLERFFSELRSKREQVEMYLCHGANYKEATEEIFRTSLRAGMIPAINSLMSVGLVSIPGMMTGQILAGANPQEAVRYQIVVMLMLVGSTALAAILVLLLVRKRCFTQAMTLVFTKHTPS; from the coding sequence ATGACAGAATTTATCTCCATTTCATGGACACAACTTATGATTGCTCTCGGGCTTGTCAGCTTTTCCGCAGCAGCATCGCTCTACTATCATTTAAAGCTTGAACGTGATTTGTTTGTCGGAGTCATCCGCACCTTTGCTCAGCTATTGGCTATGGGATACTTGCTGAACATCCTTTTCGGCCTGAACAACGCATTCCTTGTGCTAGCCGTATATGCCACTATGACACTTATCTCAGTGCATATTGTGCACAGCCGCGTAAAAGAAAAACAAGTAGCCTATTTTGCACCGACAACCTTTGCCGTAATGCTCAGCTACTTCCTTATTACTATTACCGTTACAAAGGTCATTATAGGAACAGATCCTTGGTGGAGCCCACAATATTTCATTCCTATTGGTGGAATGATCGCGGGTAACTCCATGAATGCGCTATCTCTTACTTTGGAGCGCTTCTTTTCTGAACTACGCTCAAAACGGGAACAGGTTGAAATGTATCTGTGCCACGGCGCGAATTACAAAGAAGCGACTGAGGAAATATTTCGAACTTCGCTTCGTGCCGGTATGATTCCGGCGATCAACTCTTTGATGAGTGTCGGTCTGGTTTCCATTCCCGGTATGATGACCGGTCAAATTCTCGCTGGTGCAAACCCGCAGGAAGCAGTGCGCTACCAGATTGTCGTCATGCTTATGCTTGTCGGTTCAACGGCTCTTGCAGCTATTCTGGTATTATTACTCG
- a CDS encoding ABC transporter ATP-binding protein produces the protein MHSPLPETQTRTHNNRTPVLEFKNVSFTWPGGIGLHNVSFSIPEGQFVLISGSSGSGKSTLLRLIVRLEEASKGEILLHGTPITTFYPPRLRTHIGFVQQQPILIPGSVRQNLLFPFALHSRKNCTQPEEKILIHWLQRLALGNISLETPAETLSMGQQQRVCFIRAVLTTPDIICFDEPTSSLDRESRECVEYAAEELVQQGTSVVMVNHTSYHPTCPHMHLSVADGTVSVLT, from the coding sequence ATGCACTCTCCATTACCTGAAACACAAACCCGCACGCACAACAATCGTACGCCGGTATTAGAATTTAAAAATGTCAGCTTCACATGGCCCGGTGGTATTGGCCTGCATAATGTTTCGTTCAGTATTCCTGAGGGACAATTCGTTCTTATCTCAGGCTCCTCAGGCTCTGGGAAATCAACACTCCTGCGGCTCATTGTTCGTCTTGAGGAAGCCAGCAAAGGAGAAATACTTCTACACGGCACTCCGATTACTACATTCTATCCTCCAAGGTTACGTACCCATATAGGATTCGTGCAACAACAGCCGATCCTTATTCCCGGTTCCGTACGTCAAAACCTGCTGTTTCCTTTTGCCCTGCACAGCAGAAAAAACTGTACGCAGCCGGAAGAGAAAATACTTATCCACTGGCTACAGCGGCTGGCGTTAGGAAATATATCTCTGGAGACGCCTGCTGAAACATTGTCTATGGGGCAACAGCAACGCGTGTGCTTCATTCGCGCTGTACTTACCACCCCAGATATAATCTGCTTTGATGAGCCTACAAGTTCTCTTGATCGTGAAAGCAGAGAGTGCGTTGAGTATGCAGCAGAAGAACTGGTGCAACAAGGTACATCCGTTGTGATGGTAAACCACACCAGCTATCACCCAACCTGCCCGCATATGCACCTTTCCGTTGCAGATGGCACTGTGAGTGTACTTACATGA
- a CDS encoding sensor histidine kinase: protein MIALKRLSKIFVTNFVPKEEAGLRRYNVLRFKMIGLFGMVALVPLCLMALINFHIYKSSLDKEQRLSMLSLVNKTKYSFELYLNERLSAVSFIAATHDFEELSDSQNLRKIFHTAKGEFEGLVDLGLINSEGKQVAYAGPYNLLGNDYSEHDWFNETRVRGTYISSVFLGYRKLPHIAIAVESVTAGGEPWILRATIATEPFSKLISFMDLAPGVDAFLLNKNRVLQTESRLFGSVLSSVPFELPHAEYRGGNALVTVNKEKYSAAYVNFVQPEFILMAVRPALQATGAWFSLRTDLLVVLIGGAVLITIVAFGLTNVLIRQLMFADECRENILRDIEHTQKLSSIGRLAAGVAHEINNPLAVIKEKSGLMSDILARSPVTDATSVLERQISGITSSVERCSAITHRLLGFARKVEAKNEWLNVNEIVSEVLEFLEKEITKRSISINLMLEETLSEIESDKGQLQQVFLNIVSNSLEAVKEGGVIYIESKTVENGVEIVIGDDGCGMSEDTMRRIFEPFFTTKRNAGNGLGLAISYGIIQKLGGDISVTSHLGTGSVFTITLPLSAEPVRA, encoded by the coding sequence ATGATTGCATTAAAACGGTTATCAAAAATATTCGTGACAAACTTTGTCCCAAAAGAGGAAGCCGGATTACGGCGGTACAATGTTTTGCGGTTCAAAATGATTGGTCTGTTCGGAATGGTTGCGCTTGTTCCATTATGCCTTATGGCATTGATCAATTTTCATATTTATAAGTCATCATTGGATAAAGAGCAGCGTTTGTCCATGCTGAGCCTGGTGAATAAAACAAAATATTCTTTTGAATTGTATTTAAATGAACGGCTGTCTGCTGTGAGCTTTATTGCAGCAACACATGATTTTGAAGAGCTTTCAGACTCTCAGAACCTTCGGAAAATATTTCATACGGCAAAAGGGGAATTTGAAGGGCTTGTGGATTTGGGACTGATCAATTCGGAAGGAAAGCAAGTAGCGTATGCCGGTCCCTATAATCTTTTGGGGAATGATTACTCGGAGCACGACTGGTTCAATGAAACAAGAGTGCGCGGGACATACATAAGCAGTGTTTTTTTGGGCTATCGCAAACTTCCGCATATAGCTATCGCGGTTGAAAGCGTAACTGCAGGCGGAGAGCCGTGGATTCTGCGTGCGACTATCGCAACAGAGCCGTTTTCAAAACTTATTTCATTTATGGATCTTGCTCCCGGTGTAGATGCCTTTCTGCTTAATAAAAATAGAGTGTTGCAGACAGAATCCCGATTGTTCGGCTCGGTTCTGAGTTCTGTTCCATTCGAATTACCTCATGCAGAGTATCGGGGGGGCAATGCCCTCGTGACGGTAAATAAGGAAAAATATTCTGCGGCGTACGTGAATTTTGTACAGCCAGAATTTATCTTAATGGCGGTGCGCCCTGCCTTACAGGCTACGGGGGCATGGTTCTCTTTGCGAACCGACTTGCTGGTTGTTCTTATCGGCGGTGCAGTCTTAATCACCATCGTAGCCTTCGGGCTGACAAATGTACTGATTCGGCAATTGATGTTTGCGGATGAGTGCCGCGAAAATATTCTGAGGGATATTGAGCATACGCAGAAACTATCGTCAATTGGGCGACTTGCTGCGGGGGTAGCACATGAAATTAACAACCCGCTTGCGGTCATAAAAGAAAAATCAGGACTGATGTCTGATATATTAGCGCGATCGCCTGTGACGGATGCAACCAGCGTGCTTGAACGGCAGATTAGCGGGATTACTTCCTCTGTTGAACGATGCAGCGCTATTACACATAGGTTGCTTGGCTTTGCCCGTAAGGTTGAAGCCAAAAATGAATGGTTGAATGTGAACGAGATTGTGAGTGAGGTTCTTGAATTTTTAGAAAAAGAGATCACAAAACGTTCAATATCCATAAATCTGATGCTGGAAGAAACACTCTCTGAAATTGAATCCGACAAGGGGCAGTTGCAGCAAGTATTTCTTAATATTGTTAGCAATTCCTTGGAAGCAGTTAAGGAAGGCGGCGTAATATATATTGAAAGTAAGACCGTAGAAAACGGGGTCGAAATTGTTATCGGCGATGATGGCTGCGGTATGAGTGAAGATACTATGCGTCGTATTTTTGAACCATTTTTTACTACAAAGAGAAATGCCGGAAACGGGCTGGGATTAGCTATTTCGTACGGTATTATCCAAAAGTTGGGTGGTGATATTTCAGTGACCAGTCATCTCGGTACCGGCAGTGTTTTCACAATAACATTGCCGTTATCAGCTGAGCCGGTAAGGGCATAA